In Pantoea phytobeneficialis, one genomic interval encodes:
- a CDS encoding ABC transporter substrate-binding protein, which produces MNRPFYRYALAGVLLLTSLSSFASRVVTDQIGRQVTIPDQVDRVVVLQHQTLNLLVQLNATDKIVGILANWKQQLGDGYATLVPELNHKAMLGDLTHVDMESLVALHPQVVFVTNYAPKEMIDKISALGIPVIAISLRHDDAGQQGKINPAMQDEEQAYNLGIKEGITLIGDVVNRQAQAKALIAAAFAGRQKVTDRLRSVPEQQRVRAYMANPDLTTYGAGKYTGLMMSHAGALNVAAATILGFKQVSMEQVIAWNPQVIFVQDRYPQVVDEITHSAQWQSIDAVKHHRVWLMPEYAKAWGYPMPEAIGLGELWMAKKLYPEKFRDINMQKEADRWYQQFYRTHYHDTAARPGSR; this is translated from the coding sequence CCCTTTTTACCGTTACGCCCTGGCGGGCGTGTTATTGCTTACCTCTTTATCCAGTTTTGCCAGCCGGGTCGTCACGGACCAGATTGGCCGTCAGGTGACCATTCCCGATCAGGTTGACCGCGTGGTGGTACTGCAACATCAAACCCTCAATTTGCTGGTGCAACTCAATGCCACCGACAAAATCGTCGGTATTCTCGCCAACTGGAAACAACAACTTGGCGATGGCTACGCCACGCTGGTGCCGGAACTGAATCACAAAGCGATGCTCGGCGATCTCACTCACGTTGATATGGAGAGCCTGGTGGCGCTGCACCCGCAGGTGGTGTTTGTCACCAACTACGCGCCGAAGGAGATGATCGATAAAATTTCCGCGCTGGGCATTCCGGTGATCGCCATCTCGCTGCGCCATGATGACGCCGGTCAGCAAGGCAAAATCAACCCTGCCATGCAGGATGAGGAACAGGCCTACAATCTGGGGATTAAGGAAGGCATCACGCTGATTGGCGACGTGGTCAACAGACAAGCGCAGGCCAAAGCCTTGATTGCCGCCGCGTTCGCCGGTCGTCAGAAGGTCACCGATCGTCTGCGTTCCGTGCCTGAGCAACAACGGGTACGGGCTTATATGGCGAACCCGGATCTCACCACCTACGGTGCCGGAAAATATACCGGGCTAATGATGTCTCACGCCGGGGCGTTGAATGTCGCCGCTGCCACCATTCTGGGTTTCAAACAGGTGAGCATGGAGCAGGTGATTGCCTGGAATCCGCAGGTCATTTTTGTGCAGGACCGCTACCCACAGGTGGTGGATGAGATCACGCACAGCGCGCAATGGCAGAGCATCGATGCGGTGAAGCACCATCGTGTCTGGCTGATGCCGGAATATGCCAAAGCCTGGGGTTATCCGATGCCGGAAGCCATCGGGCTGGGTGAGTTGTGGATGGCGAAGAAACTCTACCCGGAAAAATTCCGCGACATCAACATGCAGAAGGAAGCCGATCGTTGGTATCAACAATTTTACCGGACACATTATCATGACACCGCTGCGCGTCCTGGCAGCAGGTAG
- a CDS encoding substrate-binding domain-containing protein has product MTPLRVLAAGSLRPVWPALVAAWGSPVNTDFGPAGLLRERILAGESCDLFASANTAHAEHLRQCGLAQQTGRFAANSLCLTVKRDRVRPGEDWLTVLTRPDLRLATSTPHSDPSGDYTWQLFAAIEQRQHGMGRLLENKARCLVGGPQSLIVPPGELAARWLLAQDHADMFIGYTSYAPRLAVCPELHIFTIPPACNIRAEYAWALCQPSAQSLADFLQSPVAQQILSQNGFLPVMA; this is encoded by the coding sequence ATGACACCGCTGCGCGTCCTGGCAGCAGGTAGCCTGCGGCCCGTCTGGCCAGCGTTAGTGGCGGCCTGGGGATCACCGGTCAACACTGATTTCGGCCCGGCGGGTTTGCTGCGTGAACGTATTCTGGCCGGGGAAAGCTGTGACCTGTTCGCCTCTGCGAACACCGCCCACGCGGAGCACTTGCGGCAATGCGGGCTGGCGCAACAAACCGGCCGCTTTGCCGCCAATAGCCTGTGCCTGACCGTGAAGCGCGATCGGGTCAGACCGGGAGAGGATTGGTTAACCGTGCTGACTCGCCCTGACCTGCGACTCGCCACCTCCACGCCGCATAGCGATCCTTCCGGCGACTATACCTGGCAATTGTTTGCCGCCATTGAACAGCGGCAGCACGGCATGGGTCGCTTACTGGAGAACAAAGCCCGTTGCCTGGTCGGTGGGCCACAAAGCCTGATCGTGCCACCCGGCGAGTTGGCTGCCCGATGGCTGCTGGCTCAGGATCATGCGGATATGTTTATCGGTTACACCAGCTACGCACCGCGCCTGGCCGTATGTCCTGAGCTGCACATCTTCACCATTCCGCCAGCCTGTAACATTCGGGCCGAATACGCCTGGGCGCTTTGTCAGCCGTCAGCACAGTCACTGGCAGATTTTCTGCAATCCCCTGTCGCCCAACAGATTTTAAGTCAAAACGGATTTTTGCCCGTAATGGCTTGA